One region of Rhizophagus irregularis chromosome 20, complete sequence genomic DNA includes:
- a CDS encoding uncharacterized protein (SECRETED:cutsite_ANA-AP; SECRETED:prob_0.8571); SECRETED:SignalP(1-19): protein MQLKHLLLIFGFNMALANAAPEAYGYKRDAEAEAYGYKRDAEPEAYGYKRDAEPVYGYKRDAEPVYGYKRDAEPEAYGYKRDAEPEAYGYKRDAEPVYGYKRDAEPVYGYKRDAEPVYGYKRDAEPVYGYKRDAEPEAYGYKRDAEPVYGYKRDAEPEAYGYKRDAEPEAYGYKREAYGYKREAEPEAYGYKRDAEPEAYGYKRDAEPEAYGYKRDAEPEAYGY from the exons ATGCAATTAAAACACTTATTGTTGATTTTCGGCTTTAATATGGCTTTAgcta ACGCAGCACCAGAAGCGTATGGCTATAAACGTGACGCGGAAGCAGAAGCGTATGGCTATAAACGTGACGCAGAACCAGAAGCCTATGGCTATAAACGTGACGCAGAACCAGTCTATGGCTATAAACGTGACGCAGAACCAGTCTATGGCTACAAACGTGACGCAGAACCAGAAGCATATGGCTACAAACGTGACGCAGAACCAGAAGCATATGGCTATAAACGTGACGCAGAACCAGTCTATGGCTATAAACGTGACGCAGAACCAGTCTATGGCTATAAACGTGACGCAGAACCAGTCTATGGCTATAAACGTGACGCAGAACCAGTCTATGGCTATAAACGTGACGCAGAACCAGAAGCATATGGCTACAAACGTGACGCAGAACCAGTCTATGGCTATAAACGTGACGCAGAACCAGAAGCATATGGCTATAAACGTGACGCAGAACCAGAAGCATATGGCTATAAACGTGAAGCCTATGGCTACAAACGTGAAGCGGAACCAGAAGCATATGGCTATAAACGTGACGCGGAACCAGAAGCATATGGCTATAAACGTGACGCGGAACCAGAAGCATATGGCTATAAACGTGATGCGGAACCAGAAGCGTATGGCTACTAA